A single window of Mycolicibacterium madagascariense DNA harbors:
- a CDS encoding hemophore-related protein — translation MALTKKLALGLGGAAIALVAGSGIASAAPGDAAIVNSTCTYPQVMAALNAKDPAAGAALAGDPAANGFLQGLIAAPPGSPERQQKVDFVRSFPQAAQYNGLINSVASTCNNY, via the coding sequence ATGGCGTTGACGAAGAAATTGGCTCTTGGCCTGGGTGGTGCGGCCATCGCGTTGGTGGCGGGAAGCGGGATTGCCTCTGCTGCTCCCGGTGACGCGGCGATCGTGAATTCGACGTGCACCTACCCGCAGGTGATGGCTGCCCTCAATGCGAAGGACCCGGCTGCCGGGGCCGCGCTGGCCGGCGACCCCGCCGCCAACGGCTTCCTGCAGGGGCTCATCGCTGCGCCTCCCGGCTCGCCGGAGCGCCAGCAGAAGGTGGACTTCGTCCGCTCCTTCCCGCAGGCGGCGCAGTACAACGGCCTGATCAACTCGGTTGCCAGCACCTGCAACAACTACTGA
- the car gene encoding carboxylic acid reductase: MSDPANAREARLQRRFAEMTSGSSSSDPQLVAAAPDPSITAALAAPGLLLTDVIKTVMTGYADRPALGQRAVEFVTDDSGRTVAQLQPRFDTLSYRETWARVRALADALAANPVQPGDRVATLGFTSADYAVVDMALSLTGAVAVPLQTSAPVAQLHPILVETEPVAILTSVDHLDDAVELALTAFAPQRFVVFDYHPQVDDQREAVAAATARLAELGITIESLDDVIAEGAQHSDVATTSGGDEDALRLLIYTSGSTGTPKGAMYTDRLMANCWRGWFGPDWDTEGKMPAITLSFMPVSHVMGRVILYATLGAGGTAYFAAKSDLSTLLDDLALVRPTKLDLVPRIWEMLFQEVQSEVDRRTTAEGAHRAEVELEVMADLRVNLIGGRQFSAMTGSAPISPELRSWVEEFIDIHLINGYGSTEDGVILVDDQIRRPPVTDYKLVDVPDLGYFGTDRPHPRGELWVKTADVIPGYYKRPDVTAELFDADGWYHTGDVFAEIGPDHLTYVDRRNNVLKLSQGEFVTVSKLEAAYGGHPSIRQIFVYGNSARSYLLAVIVPTDDALAGVGGDLSAVKPVLAEALQSVARESGLQSYEIPRDFLVETTPFTLENGLLTGIRKLARPKLKDYYGPELEQLYVDLADGQADVLRSLRQDGANRPVLETVGKAASALLGAASADVSPDAAFTDLGGDSLSALTFANLLHEIFEVDVPVGVIVSPASDLASIAAYVEAERAGGSKRPTYDAVHGRDATEVHARDLTLEKFIDEATLSAAPALPGPAGEVRTVLLTGATGFLGRYLALEWLERMDLVDGKVICLVRAKSDEDARRRLDATFDSGDPKLLEHYRSLADHLEVIAGDKGEADLGLDQATWQRLADTVDLIVDPAALVNHVLPYSQLFGPNAVGTAELIRIALTTRIKPFVYVSTIGVGDGITPGTFVEETDIRQMSATREISDAYANGYGNSKWAGEVLLREAHDLCGLPVSVFRCDMIMADTSYAGQLNVPDMFTRMMLSLVATGVAPASFYPLDADGSRQRAHFDGLPVEFIAEAISTLGVNVTEGFDTFHVMNPYDDGISMDTFVDWLDEAGYRITRVPDYADWLARFDTTLRALPEKQRQASLLPLLHNYQSPQPPINGSLAPADHFRAAVQEAKIGPDKDIPHLSAPVIVKYVTDLKLLGLL, from the coding sequence ATGTCAGACCCAGCCAACGCCCGCGAGGCTCGGCTTCAACGTCGGTTCGCCGAAATGACCTCTGGTTCGAGTTCCAGTGACCCGCAATTGGTTGCCGCTGCACCCGACCCATCGATCACCGCCGCGCTCGCCGCGCCCGGCCTGCTGCTCACCGACGTCATCAAGACCGTGATGACCGGCTACGCCGATCGTCCCGCCCTCGGTCAGCGGGCGGTCGAGTTCGTCACCGACGACTCGGGCCGCACCGTCGCCCAGTTGCAGCCCCGTTTCGACACCCTCAGCTACCGCGAGACCTGGGCGCGGGTGCGCGCCCTCGCCGACGCCCTGGCGGCCAACCCCGTCCAACCGGGCGACCGCGTCGCGACCCTCGGATTCACCAGCGCCGACTACGCCGTCGTCGACATGGCGCTCTCGCTGACCGGTGCGGTCGCGGTACCGCTGCAGACCAGCGCGCCGGTCGCGCAACTGCATCCCATCCTGGTCGAGACCGAGCCCGTCGCCATCCTGACCAGCGTCGACCACCTCGACGACGCCGTCGAGCTCGCGCTGACCGCGTTCGCTCCCCAGCGCTTCGTGGTGTTCGACTACCACCCGCAGGTCGACGATCAGCGCGAGGCCGTGGCGGCCGCGACCGCCCGCCTCGCCGAGCTTGGCATCACGATCGAATCCCTCGACGACGTCATCGCCGAGGGCGCCCAGCACTCCGACGTCGCGACGACGAGCGGTGGCGACGAGGACGCGCTGCGGCTGCTGATCTACACCTCGGGCAGCACCGGCACGCCCAAGGGCGCGATGTACACCGATCGGTTGATGGCCAACTGCTGGCGCGGCTGGTTCGGCCCCGACTGGGACACCGAGGGCAAGATGCCCGCGATCACCCTGAGCTTCATGCCCGTCAGCCACGTCATGGGGCGGGTCATCCTGTACGCGACGTTGGGCGCGGGTGGCACGGCGTACTTCGCCGCCAAGAGCGACCTCTCGACCCTGCTCGACGATCTCGCGCTGGTGCGCCCGACGAAGCTCGACCTGGTCCCCCGCATCTGGGAGATGCTGTTCCAGGAGGTGCAGAGCGAGGTCGACCGCCGCACCACCGCCGAAGGCGCCCACCGCGCCGAGGTCGAGCTCGAGGTGATGGCCGACCTGCGCGTAAATCTCATTGGCGGACGCCAGTTCTCGGCGATGACCGGATCTGCGCCGATCTCACCGGAGCTGCGCTCGTGGGTCGAGGAGTTCATCGACATCCACCTCATCAACGGCTATGGGTCCACCGAGGACGGCGTGATCCTGGTCGACGACCAGATCCGGCGGCCACCGGTCACCGACTACAAGCTCGTCGACGTGCCCGACCTCGGGTACTTCGGCACCGACCGCCCGCATCCGCGCGGCGAGCTGTGGGTCAAGACGGCGGACGTCATCCCCGGGTACTACAAGCGTCCCGACGTGACGGCCGAACTGTTCGACGCCGACGGCTGGTACCACACCGGTGACGTCTTCGCCGAGATCGGGCCCGACCACCTCACCTACGTGGACCGCCGCAACAACGTCCTCAAGCTCTCGCAGGGCGAGTTCGTCACCGTCTCCAAGCTCGAGGCGGCCTATGGCGGCCACCCGTCGATCCGCCAGATCTTCGTGTACGGCAACAGCGCTCGCTCCTACCTGCTGGCCGTGATCGTGCCGACCGACGACGCACTCGCCGGGGTCGGCGGCGACCTGTCCGCGGTCAAGCCGGTTCTCGCCGAGGCGCTGCAGAGCGTCGCCCGCGAATCGGGGTTGCAGTCCTATGAGATCCCGCGCGACTTCCTGGTGGAGACCACGCCCTTCACGCTGGAGAACGGTCTGCTGACCGGCATCCGCAAGCTGGCGCGGCCGAAGCTGAAGGACTACTACGGCCCCGAGCTCGAGCAGCTGTACGTCGATCTGGCCGACGGCCAGGCGGACGTGCTGCGGTCGCTGCGCCAGGACGGCGCCAACCGCCCCGTCCTGGAGACCGTCGGCAAGGCGGCGAGCGCACTGCTCGGCGCGGCGTCGGCGGACGTCTCCCCGGACGCCGCCTTCACCGATCTCGGTGGAGACTCGTTGTCCGCGTTGACCTTTGCCAATCTGCTGCACGAAATCTTCGAGGTCGACGTCCCCGTCGGCGTCATCGTCAGCCCGGCCAGCGACCTCGCCTCGATCGCGGCGTACGTCGAGGCCGAGCGCGCGGGCGGAAGCAAGCGCCCGACGTACGACGCCGTGCACGGCCGCGACGCCACCGAGGTGCACGCGCGGGACCTGACGCTGGAGAAGTTCATCGACGAGGCCACCCTGTCCGCCGCGCCGGCGCTGCCGGGCCCGGCCGGCGAGGTGCGCACCGTCCTCCTCACCGGCGCCACCGGATTCCTGGGTCGCTACCTGGCCCTGGAATGGCTGGAACGGATGGATCTGGTCGACGGGAAGGTGATCTGCCTGGTTCGCGCCAAGTCCGACGAGGACGCGCGGCGCAGGCTGGACGCCACCTTCGACAGCGGAGACCCGAAGCTGCTCGAGCACTACCGCTCCCTGGCCGATCACCTCGAGGTGATCGCCGGAGACAAGGGCGAGGCGGATCTGGGTCTGGATCAGGCCACCTGGCAGCGGCTCGCCGACACCGTCGACCTCATCGTCGACCCGGCCGCCCTGGTCAACCACGTGCTGCCCTACAGCCAGCTGTTCGGCCCCAACGCCGTGGGCACCGCGGAGCTGATCCGCATCGCGCTGACCACCCGCATCAAGCCGTTCGTGTACGTCTCGACGATCGGCGTGGGCGACGGCATCACGCCGGGCACGTTCGTCGAAGAGACCGACATCCGGCAGATGAGCGCGACCCGCGAGATCAGCGACGCCTACGCCAACGGCTACGGCAACAGCAAGTGGGCCGGTGAGGTGCTCCTGCGGGAGGCCCACGACCTGTGCGGGCTGCCGGTCTCGGTGTTCCGCTGCGACATGATCATGGCCGACACGTCCTACGCGGGACAGCTGAACGTGCCCGACATGTTCACCCGCATGATGCTGAGCCTGGTCGCCACCGGTGTGGCACCCGCGTCGTTCTACCCACTGGACGCCGACGGAAGTCGCCAGCGGGCCCACTTCGACGGTCTGCCCGTCGAATTCATCGCCGAGGCCATCTCCACGCTCGGGGTGAACGTCACGGAGGGGTTCGACACGTTCCACGTGATGAACCCGTATGACGACGGCATCAGCATGGACACGTTCGTCGACTGGCTCGACGAGGCGGGATACCGGATCACCCGGGTGCCCGACTACGCCGACTGGCTGGCGCGCTTCGACACGACGCTGCGGGCGCTGCCCGAGAAGCAGCGTCAGGCCTCGTTGCTGCCGCTGCTGCACAACTACCAGTCGCCGCAGCCCCCGATCAACGGGTCACTCGCACCGGCCGACCACTTCCGGGCGGCGGTTCAAGAGGCCAAGATCGGGCCCGACAAGGACATCCCGCATCTCTCGGCCCCGGTGATCGTCAAGTACGTCACCGACCTGAAGTTGCTCGGACTGCTCTGA
- a CDS encoding SDR family oxidoreductase, which yields MRVLVTGASGWVGSAVVPELLGAGHRVVGLARSDASAAALEAAGADAVRGDIDDLDVLASAAGAADGVIHLAFKHDIAFSGDFDGAVTADRRAIETIGDALAGTDRPFVIASGTMGVALGRVATEEDGSDVDPNSPASGPLGRQANARLVQSYADRGVRSSVVRLPPTTHGDGDNGFVATQIAIARDRGASGYVGDGANRWPAVHRSDAARLFRLALESAPPGTALHAVADEGVPVREVAEVIGRHLDVPTISIAPDDAGAHFGWLGAFLALDGPASSTSTRSLLGWQPTGPGLLEDLEMGQYFDATS from the coding sequence ATGCGAGTTCTCGTCACCGGCGCATCCGGGTGGGTCGGATCGGCCGTCGTTCCGGAACTCCTCGGCGCCGGCCACCGCGTCGTCGGGCTGGCCCGCTCGGACGCGTCGGCCGCTGCGCTCGAGGCCGCGGGCGCCGACGCCGTACGCGGCGACATCGACGATCTCGACGTGCTCGCGTCGGCCGCGGGGGCGGCGGACGGCGTCATCCACCTGGCGTTCAAGCACGACATCGCGTTCTCGGGCGACTTCGACGGCGCCGTGACCGCGGATCGCCGAGCCATCGAGACGATCGGCGACGCACTGGCCGGGACCGACCGCCCATTCGTCATCGCGTCGGGAACCATGGGTGTCGCGCTGGGCCGGGTGGCCACCGAGGAGGACGGGTCGGACGTCGACCCGAACTCCCCCGCGAGCGGTCCGCTCGGCAGGCAGGCGAACGCTCGACTGGTGCAGTCCTATGCGGACCGCGGGGTGCGGTCCTCGGTGGTGCGGCTACCACCGACGACGCACGGCGACGGCGACAACGGCTTCGTCGCGACACAGATCGCGATCGCGCGCGACAGAGGCGCCTCCGGTTACGTCGGCGACGGCGCCAACCGGTGGCCGGCCGTGCACCGCTCGGACGCCGCGCGACTGTTCCGGCTGGCGCTCGAATCCGCTCCGCCGGGAACGGCCCTGCACGCGGTGGCCGACGAGGGCGTCCCGGTCCGCGAGGTGGCCGAGGTCATCGGGCGGCACCTCGACGTCCCGACCATCTCCATCGCACCCGACGACGCGGGCGCGCACTTCGGTTGGCTCGGCGCATTTCTCGCTCTCGACGGGCCCGCCTCGAGCACCTCGACCCGCTCGCTGCTCGGCTGGCAGCCCACCGGTCCGGGCCTGCTCGAGGATCTGGAGATGGGCCAGTACTTCGACGCGACGTCGTGA
- a CDS encoding TetR family transcriptional regulator, which translates to MGRWQPDALGRLQQAALELYGERGFEPTAVADIAERAGLTERTFFRYFADKREVLFSGGEALIEVFVKNVAAAPDSRAPLDVVGEALQAAGGFFAGRIHQSRARQAVIDANPSLQERELSKLATLGAAVAEALRARGVDDPAAVLAAEAGITVFKVSFDRWVNGPDDQEFSDVVRTTMEDFKAVARGS; encoded by the coding sequence ATGGGTCGATGGCAACCAGACGCGCTCGGCCGCCTCCAGCAGGCGGCGCTGGAGCTCTACGGGGAGCGGGGCTTCGAGCCGACCGCGGTGGCCGACATCGCCGAGCGGGCCGGGCTGACCGAGCGCACGTTCTTCCGCTACTTCGCCGACAAGCGCGAGGTGTTGTTCTCCGGCGGAGAGGCGCTCATCGAGGTGTTCGTGAAAAACGTTGCGGCGGCGCCTGATTCACGTGCGCCGCTGGACGTCGTCGGGGAGGCGCTACAGGCGGCCGGCGGGTTCTTCGCGGGTCGCATCCACCAATCGCGCGCCCGTCAGGCCGTGATCGACGCGAACCCCAGCCTGCAGGAGCGCGAATTATCCAAGCTGGCGACGTTGGGCGCGGCCGTCGCCGAGGCGTTGCGGGCCCGCGGCGTCGACGATCCCGCCGCGGTGCTGGCCGCCGAGGCGGGAATCACCGTCTTCAAGGTGAGTTTCGACAGGTGGGTGAACGGGCCCGACGACCAGGAGTTCTCCGACGTCGTGCGCACGACGATGGAGGACTTCAAGGCGGTGGCGAGGGGTTCCTGA
- a CDS encoding sugar porter family MFS transporter gives MSSIGSAPGKPEVARADTPGQLTGAVVIVALVSAVSGMLYGYDTGIISGALLQITKDFGIAESWKQVIAASILLGAVVGALTCSSLSERRGRKGTLVMLAVVFVVGALWCALSPNPVVLSLGRLVLGFAVGGATQTAPMYVAELAPPKYRGRLVLCFQIAIGVGIVIATIVGASEAIPWRWSIGVAAVPAAIMLALLLRLPESPRWLVKQDRRDDATEVLSRVRPSGYDVEDELDEMAQLAREEKTAATRGWSGLREKWVRPAVILGCGIAVFTQLSGIEMIIYYSPTILTDNGFSTSVALDVSVALGVSYLVAQLVGLTIIDRVGRRRLTLIMIPGAALSLFVLGWLFVSGHSGRDSVPFIIACLVVFMLFNAGGLQLMGWLTGSETYPLAVRPAGTAAQSAVLWGTNLLITLTLLTLISGIGVGSSMWLYGLFNVAAWLFVYFRMPDLTGRSLEEIEGKLSDGTFRPSDFAR, from the coding sequence ATGAGTTCCATTGGTAGTGCTCCCGGCAAGCCAGAGGTCGCGCGAGCAGACACCCCCGGTCAACTCACCGGCGCGGTCGTCATCGTCGCGCTGGTATCCGCCGTCTCCGGAATGCTGTACGGCTACGACACCGGCATCATCTCCGGCGCTCTCCTGCAGATCACGAAGGACTTCGGCATCGCCGAGAGCTGGAAACAGGTCATCGCGGCGAGCATCCTGCTCGGGGCCGTCGTCGGAGCGCTGACCTGCAGTTCCCTGTCCGAGCGGCGAGGTCGCAAGGGCACGCTGGTGATGCTGGCGGTGGTGTTCGTCGTCGGCGCCCTGTGGTGCGCGCTGTCCCCCAATCCCGTCGTCCTGTCCCTCGGACGGCTCGTGCTCGGGTTCGCCGTGGGCGGCGCCACGCAGACCGCGCCCATGTACGTCGCCGAGCTGGCGCCTCCGAAGTACCGCGGCCGGCTGGTGCTGTGCTTTCAAATCGCGATCGGCGTCGGCATCGTGATCGCCACGATCGTCGGTGCGTCGGAAGCGATCCCGTGGCGCTGGTCCATCGGTGTCGCCGCCGTTCCCGCCGCGATCATGCTCGCCCTGCTGTTGCGGCTGCCGGAGAGCCCGCGCTGGCTGGTCAAGCAGGACCGCCGCGACGACGCCACGGAGGTCCTCTCCCGCGTGCGGCCGTCGGGCTACGACGTCGAGGACGAACTGGACGAGATGGCGCAGCTCGCCCGCGAGGAGAAGACGGCCGCCACGCGCGGCTGGTCGGGGCTTCGCGAGAAGTGGGTGCGGCCCGCCGTCATCCTCGGCTGCGGCATCGCCGTCTTCACCCAGCTCAGCGGCATCGAGATGATCATCTACTACTCCCCGACGATCCTCACCGACAACGGGTTCTCCACGTCGGTGGCGCTGGACGTGTCGGTCGCCCTCGGCGTCAGCTACCTCGTCGCGCAGCTCGTCGGGCTGACCATCATCGATCGGGTGGGCCGACGCCGGCTGACGCTGATCATGATTCCCGGTGCGGCACTGAGCCTGTTCGTTCTGGGCTGGTTGTTCGTCTCCGGCCACAGTGGCCGTGACTCGGTGCCGTTCATCATCGCCTGCCTGGTCGTGTTCATGCTGTTCAACGCGGGCGGTCTGCAGCTGATGGGTTGGCTCACCGGTTCGGAGACCTACCCGTTGGCGGTGCGGCCGGCGGGTACGGCTGCGCAGTCCGCGGTGCTGTGGGGGACGAACCTGCTCATCACGCTGACGCTGCTGACGTTGATCAGCGGCATCGGCGTCGGATCGTCGATGTGGCTCTACGGCCTCTTCAACGTCGCCGCCTGGTTGTTCGTCTACTTCCGGATGCCGGATCTGACCGGCCGCAGCCTCGAGGAGATCGAGGGCAAGTTGAGCGACGGCACCTTCCGGCCCTCGGACTTCGCGCGCTGA
- a CDS encoding STAS domain-containing protein: MTTASTNSVAKNRFRYGNPSVECHGAELHKQCRQLATVLTITGTIDAVNVGSVVAEAKGCIIAEKPFILDLSGVTSFAAQAIELLDAIDEACYAAGDEWSLIVSQPVSRTLRLCGVDEVFPATSSVPEALHHFSDVAGERRRILPILTKSA; the protein is encoded by the coding sequence ATGACCACAGCGAGCACCAACTCAGTCGCGAAAAACCGCTTCCGATATGGCAATCCGTCGGTCGAGTGCCACGGAGCCGAGCTTCACAAGCAGTGCCGCCAGCTGGCGACCGTGCTGACCATCACCGGCACGATCGACGCCGTCAACGTCGGCTCCGTCGTCGCCGAGGCCAAGGGCTGCATCATCGCCGAGAAGCCGTTCATCCTCGATCTCAGCGGCGTTACCTCCTTCGCTGCGCAGGCCATCGAACTGCTCGACGCCATCGACGAAGCCTGCTACGCCGCAGGCGACGAGTGGTCGCTCATCGTCAGCCAGCCCGTGTCGCGCACGCTGCGCCTCTGCGGCGTCGACGAGGTGTTCCCCGCGACGTCGTCGGTTCCCGAAGCGCTGCACCACTTTTCGGACGTCGCCGGTGAGCGTCGTCGCATCCTCCCCATCCTGACCAAGTCCGCCTGA
- a CDS encoding DNA polymerase domain-containing protein → MASSLSMDIGDKTLRVTHPDKIVFPGLDGRPDVTKLDLIEYYLAVAHGALRGVAGRPMILKRFVKGIDQEAIFQKRAPEKRPDWIEVAELKYASGTSAKEAVLSDAAGLAWAVNLGCVDLNPHPVQAHDLEHPDELRVDLDPMPGVEWQQIIDVALVARDVLADYGLTAWPKTSGSKGFHVYARIEPNWPYRQVRLAAETIAREVERRAPDLATSRWWKEERQGVFVDFNQNAKDRTVASAYSVRSRPDARVSTPLRWDEVPGCRPEAFTVATVPERFAEIGDPWEGMDDAAGGLEGLLALAEELGPAEKAPKGARRGDGSGNRVSTKPLIEIARTKTKDEAMAALQTWKDAHPAAAERLEPIDVLVDGMRGPSSIWYRVRINLQHVPEDQRPPQEDLLADYSPWERYSGAQGRPR, encoded by the coding sequence ATGGCGTCTTCGCTGTCGATGGACATCGGGGACAAGACGCTGCGGGTGACCCACCCGGACAAGATCGTCTTTCCCGGGCTGGACGGGCGCCCGGACGTCACCAAGCTCGACCTCATCGAGTACTACCTGGCCGTCGCCCACGGCGCCCTGCGCGGCGTCGCGGGCCGGCCGATGATCCTCAAGCGGTTCGTCAAGGGCATCGACCAGGAGGCCATCTTCCAGAAGCGGGCCCCCGAGAAGCGGCCGGACTGGATCGAGGTCGCCGAGCTGAAGTACGCGTCGGGCACCTCGGCCAAGGAGGCCGTCCTGTCGGACGCGGCGGGCCTGGCGTGGGCGGTCAACCTGGGCTGCGTCGACCTCAACCCCCACCCCGTGCAGGCCCACGATCTCGAGCATCCCGACGAACTCCGCGTCGACCTCGACCCGATGCCCGGCGTCGAATGGCAGCAGATCATCGACGTGGCACTGGTCGCCCGCGACGTGCTGGCCGACTACGGACTGACGGCATGGCCGAAGACCTCGGGCTCGAAGGGCTTTCACGTGTACGCGCGCATCGAGCCCAACTGGCCGTACCGGCAGGTGCGGCTGGCGGCTGAGACCATTGCGCGTGAAGTCGAAAGGCGCGCACCGGATTTGGCGACGAGCCGGTGGTGGAAGGAGGAGCGCCAGGGCGTCTTCGTCGACTTCAACCAGAACGCGAAGGACCGGACCGTGGCCTCGGCCTACTCCGTCCGCTCGCGGCCCGACGCCAGGGTGTCCACGCCCCTGCGGTGGGACGAGGTGCCCGGGTGCCGGCCCGAGGCCTTCACCGTGGCGACGGTGCCCGAGCGCTTCGCCGAGATCGGCGATCCGTGGGAGGGCATGGACGACGCCGCCGGCGGTCTGGAGGGCCTGCTCGCGCTGGCGGAGGAACTCGGCCCCGCGGAGAAGGCGCCCAAGGGTGCACGACGTGGGGACGGGTCGGGGAACCGGGTGTCGACCAAACCGCTCATCGAGATCGCCAGGACGAAGACCAAGGACGAGGCGATGGCCGCGCTCCAGACGTGGAAGGACGCGCATCCGGCCGCCGCTGAGCGGCTGGAGCCCATCGACGTCCTGGTCGACGGCATGCGCGGGCCCAGCTCGATCTGGTACCGCGTGCGCATCAACCTCCAGCACGTGCCCGAGGATCAGCGGCCGCCGCAGGAGGATCTGCTGGCGGACTACTCCCCCTGGGAGCGGTATTCGGGCGCTCAGGGCCGCCCCCGCTGA
- the fadD2 gene encoding long-chain-fatty-acid--CoA ligase FadD2, whose translation MPNLIELPFQAAAKVQQYLERGSAELHYARKMFEAGAFKLEPPQNVAAMVADIRRWGEFGMIPALNARRTPNATAIIDDDGEMTFKELDDAANAVANGLLERGVTGGDGVALLIRNHRWFLVALYGAAKVGAKLILLNSEFSGPQIKEVSEREGAKLIIFDDEYTKAVSAAEPELGRLRALPTNPDNDDPSESSDETLADLIAKSRSTPPPRATAHSKIIILTSGTTGTPKGANRSSPPSLAPIGGVLSHVPFKGGEVTSLPAPMFHALGYLHATIAMMLGSTLVLRRKFKPATVLADIEKHRVTAMIVVPVMLSRLLDELEKTSPKPDLSSLRIVFVSGSQLGGELANRALKDLGPVVYNLYGSTEIAFATIARPQDLSINPSTVGPVVKGVKVKLFDENGKEVPKGEVGRIFVGNTFPFEGYTGGGHKAIIDGLMSSGDVGYFDEHGLLYVSGRDDEMIVCGGENVFPAEVEDLISGHPEVVEATAIGVEDKEWGHRLRAFVVKTDGASVDEDTIKAYVKDNLARYKVPREVIFLDELPRNPTGKILKRELKDMDVDGDGGGDGGSAKSEKPSSNGDSEKTADNAEPDGADAKA comes from the coding sequence ATGCCCAACCTCATCGAGCTCCCCTTTCAGGCGGCGGCCAAGGTCCAGCAATATTTGGAGCGCGGTTCGGCCGAGCTGCACTACGCGCGGAAGATGTTCGAGGCGGGCGCCTTCAAGCTCGAGCCCCCGCAGAACGTCGCGGCCATGGTGGCCGACATCCGGCGCTGGGGTGAGTTCGGCATGATCCCGGCGCTCAACGCCCGACGCACGCCGAACGCCACCGCGATCATCGACGACGACGGCGAGATGACGTTCAAGGAGCTCGACGACGCCGCCAACGCCGTCGCGAACGGTCTGCTCGAACGGGGCGTCACGGGTGGCGACGGAGTCGCTCTCCTCATTCGCAACCACCGCTGGTTCCTCGTCGCGCTCTACGGCGCGGCCAAGGTCGGTGCGAAGCTGATCCTGCTCAACAGCGAATTCTCGGGGCCGCAGATCAAGGAGGTCTCCGAGCGCGAGGGCGCGAAGCTCATCATCTTCGACGACGAGTACACCAAGGCGGTCTCCGCCGCGGAGCCCGAGCTGGGCCGTCTGCGCGCGCTGCCGACGAACCCCGACAACGACGATCCGTCAGAGAGCTCCGACGAGACGTTGGCCGACCTGATCGCCAAGAGCAGGTCCACGCCGCCGCCGAGGGCCACGGCGCACTCCAAGATCATCATCCTGACCAGCGGCACGACGGGTACCCCCAAGGGAGCGAACCGCAGCAGCCCACCGTCGCTGGCTCCCATCGGGGGCGTGCTGTCGCACGTGCCGTTCAAGGGCGGTGAGGTGACGTCGTTGCCCGCGCCGATGTTCCATGCGCTGGGCTACCTGCACGCCACGATCGCGATGATGCTGGGCAGCACGCTGGTGTTGCGCAGGAAGTTCAAGCCGGCCACGGTTCTCGCCGACATCGAGAAGCACCGGGTCACCGCGATGATCGTCGTTCCGGTGATGTTGTCGCGTCTGCTGGACGAGCTCGAGAAGACGAGCCCGAAGCCCGACCTGTCGAGCCTGCGCATCGTGTTCGTGTCCGGGTCGCAGCTGGGTGGTGAACTCGCCAACCGGGCGTTGAAGGATCTCGGTCCCGTCGTCTACAACCTGTACGGGTCGACGGAGATCGCCTTCGCGACAATTGCTCGGCCACAAGACCTTTCGATCAATCCGTCGACGGTGGGACCGGTCGTCAAGGGCGTCAAGGTCAAGCTGTTCGACGAGAACGGCAAGGAGGTCCCGAAGGGCGAGGTGGGACGGATCTTCGTCGGCAACACCTTCCCGTTCGAGGGCTACACCGGGGGCGGCCACAAGGCGATCATTGACGGGCTCATGTCATCCGGTGACGTCGGCTACTTCGACGAGCACGGTCTGCTCTACGTGAGCGGTCGCGACGACGAGATGATCGTGTGCGGTGGCGAGAACGTCTTCCCCGCCGAGGTCGAAGATCTGATCAGCGGCCACCCCGAGGTCGTCGAGGCCACCGCGATCGGTGTCGAGGACAAGGAGTGGGGCCACCGGCTGCGCGCGTTCGTCGTCAAGACCGACGGCGCCTCCGTCGACGAGGACACCATCAAGGCCTACGTCAAGGACAACCTGGCCCGCTACAAGGTGCCCCGCGAGGTCATCTTCCTCGACGAGCTGCCGCGCAACCCGACGGGCAAGATCCTCAAGCGGGAGCTCAAGGACATGGACGTCGACGGCGATGGCGGCGGTGACGGCGGCAGCGCCAAGTCCGAAAAGCCTTCCAGCAACGGGGATTCCGAAAAGACGGCGGACAACGCCGAGCCCGACGGGGCCGACGCGAAGGCCTGA